A window of Thermococcus sp. MV5 contains these coding sequences:
- a CDS encoding MBL fold metallo-hydrolase, translated as MRSIVLFENHAGFKKGLLGYHGFSLFIDYDGRRILVDVGTEGKILLHNMKALEIDPEKIDAVVLTHGHYDHTGGLREFLRVRRSTIDIYAHPEIFLQRIALKPKLRDIGIPYLQEELETLGANFILDKKPLKIFDGVWTSGEIKRVTWDRRVGYIVKDNGLIKDPVRDDIALVVEDGESVIVITGCGHSGILNIVMHAQNLLNKPIKALIGGFHLMGSDEKLRRDAIRGLKDLGVQKLYAGHCTGFEAMASFMYTVGKNFEPLYVGKVIEL; from the coding sequence ATGAGAAGTATAGTGCTTTTTGAGAATCATGCAGGCTTTAAAAAGGGCCTCTTGGGGTATCATGGGTTTTCTCTTTTTATTGATTACGATGGGAGGAGAATTTTAGTGGATGTTGGAACGGAGGGAAAAATTCTTCTCCATAACATGAAAGCCTTGGAAATAGATCCGGAAAAAATCGATGCAGTCGTTTTAACTCACGGCCATTATGATCACACTGGAGGGTTGAGGGAGTTTCTTAGAGTTAGGAGAAGCACTATAGATATTTATGCTCACCCTGAGATCTTTTTACAGCGAATAGCTCTAAAACCTAAGCTAAGGGATATAGGGATTCCATATCTCCAAGAAGAATTGGAAACTCTTGGAGCAAACTTTATTCTTGATAAGAAGCCATTAAAGATTTTTGATGGAGTTTGGACTAGTGGAGAGATCAAGAGAGTAACTTGGGATAGAAGAGTTGGATATATTGTGAAAGATAATGGCCTCATCAAAGATCCTGTTAGGGATGATATAGCACTAGTTGTAGAAGATGGAGAGAGTGTCATTGTAATAACGGGTTGTGGTCACAGTGGGATCTTAAATATAGTAATGCATGCTCAAAACTTGTTGAATAAACCTATTAAAGCTCTAATAGGAGGTTTTCATCTGATGGGCTCTGACGAGAAATTGCGGAGGGATGCAATAAGAGGTCTAAAAGACTTGGGCGTTCAAAAACTTTATGCAGGTCATTGCACGGGTTTTGAAGCAATGGCGTCATTTATGTATACTGTTGGAAAAAACTTTGAGCCCCTATACGTTGGAAAGGTGATAGAGCTTTAG
- a CDS encoding NifB/NifX family molybdenum-iron cluster-binding protein: MKIVVATAKGGLNDFVNQAFGRAPVFTIVDIEEGQIKNTKVAPNPGASASRGAGVQAAQFCINESANVVIAGQFGPNSSQILQASGIKFVSAPPTMTVEEAVKAFLRGELTQAILGPEGGRSPGRGQRMGHRRGQGKGNW; the protein is encoded by the coding sequence ATGAAAATAGTGGTAGCAACTGCGAAAGGTGGATTGAATGATTTCGTTAATCAAGCTTTTGGGAGAGCTCCAGTGTTCACAATAGTGGATATTGAAGAAGGACAAATAAAAAATACTAAAGTAGCTCCTAATCCTGGTGCAAGTGCTTCAAGAGGAGCTGGTGTTCAGGCGGCCCAATTTTGTATAAATGAAAGTGCAAATGTTGTCATAGCTGGTCAATTTGGGCCCAACTCTTCCCAAATACTTCAAGCATCGGGCATAAAATTTGTTTCAGCTCCTCCAACCATGACTGTAGAAGAAGCTGTGAAGGCATTTTTACGTGGGGAATTAACTCAAGCAATTCTAGGTCCTGAAGGAGGGAGAAGTCCTGGAAGAGGCCAAAGAATGGGGCACAGAAGAGGACAAGGCAAAGGTAACTGGTGA
- a CDS encoding FeoA family protein — MFPLAFVGEGKRVILKYFAGGHGIFRKLVDMGLNPGSEIFVVRNQMAGPLIISVKGGQIALGRGIAMKIYVEVKE, encoded by the coding sequence ATGTTTCCATTAGCTTTTGTAGGAGAAGGAAAGAGAGTGATCCTAAAATACTTTGCTGGAGGACATGGAATTTTTAGAAAACTCGTTGATATGGGACTAAATCCGGGAAGCGAAATTTTCGTTGTTAGGAATCAAATGGCTGGCCCTTTAATTATTTCAGTCAAAGGAGGACAAATTGCTCTTGGAAGAGGTATAGCTATGAAAATCTACGTGGAGGTGAAAGAATGA
- a CDS encoding FeoA family protein: protein MRLNEVMPGEVVKVRRIAGGPKTRLLDMGLTPGTKIRVIKRAPLGDPIEIEVRGYKLSLRLEEAGYIEVE from the coding sequence ATGAGATTGAACGAAGTTATGCCTGGAGAAGTTGTAAAAGTTAGGAGAATTGCTGGAGGTCCTAAGACTCGTCTTTTAGACATGGGGCTTACACCAGGAACTAAAATTAGGGTAATTAAGAGAGCTCCACTCGGGGATCCTATAGAAATTGAAGTTAGAGGGTATAAACTTTCGCTCCGGCTTGAAGAGGCTGGATACATAGAGGTGGAGTGA
- a CDS encoding NifB/NifX family molybdenum-iron cluster-binding protein yields the protein MRIGISSSTNGGLEDTIAPVFARAPVFTIVDVENGEIKNVRVLQNQAAYAGGGAGPIAVQTLINEGVDTIIASQIGPNAMSAIQAAGIKYYTFPAGTSIKEAVDRIIKGETPSPASEFPQAPSYPPVQVPSQNPQYYPPIPPYPAYGFGWGGGRGRGIGRGFGRGWGRGGRGWGARLGYCPWTGMPNRRNRIARYFGWW from the coding sequence ATGAGGATTGGAATATCAAGTTCGACAAATGGGGGGTTGGAAGATACTATAGCTCCAGTATTTGCGCGGGCACCAGTGTTTACAATAGTTGATGTGGAGAATGGGGAAATAAAGAATGTCAGAGTACTCCAAAATCAAGCTGCATATGCAGGAGGAGGGGCTGGTCCAATAGCCGTACAGACACTCATAAACGAGGGGGTTGATACAATAATAGCATCACAAATAGGGCCAAATGCCATGAGTGCTATTCAAGCAGCTGGGATCAAATACTACACCTTTCCAGCAGGGACATCAATAAAGGAAGCCGTTGACAGAATTATAAAGGGAGAAACCCCTTCACCAGCATCAGAATTTCCACAAGCTCCATCTTATCCTCCTGTCCAAGTACCCTCCCAGAACCCACAGTATTATCCTCCTATCCCACCGTATCCAGCTTACGGCTTTGGTTGGGGTGGAGGAAGAGGTAGAGGCATAGGAAGAGGATTTGGTAGAGGTTGGGGCAGAGGAGGACGTGGCTGGGGAGCAAGATTAGGGTACTGTCCATGGACTGGAATGCCAAATAGAAGAAACCGGATAGCCAGATATTTCGGCTGGTGGTGA
- a CDS encoding P-loop NTPase gives MQIAVSGGKGGTGKSTVAINLAIALKEYFDLALADLDVEAPNDHILLNVELQNEEPVNMFMPRFDYSKCIKCRKCAEICEENAIITMKDGTPFLIPTLCSGCRGCEIVCPVPGAILEKQKTMGHTYLTNTVYGFPLITGKLLEGEERAMPIVVAARKRVQKLDNELLLVDTAAGTNNTVSKALENSKLLIAVTEPTPLGLHDLELILKLAELMGIETWIVLNRSSLGNREGVQKVAKEYGVEIVAEIPYSENIIRSYIEGKPIVLSENKEAEVFKELAKKVAEYVG, from the coding sequence ATGCAAATAGCAGTGAGTGGGGGTAAAGGAGGAACAGGGAAATCAACAGTTGCAATTAACCTAGCAATAGCTCTGAAGGAATATTTCGACCTTGCATTGGCTGATTTAGATGTTGAAGCACCAAATGATCACATACTCCTTAATGTTGAGCTTCAAAATGAAGAACCGGTCAACATGTTTATGCCCCGTTTTGACTATTCAAAGTGTATCAAATGTAGAAAGTGTGCTGAGATTTGTGAAGAAAATGCAATAATCACTATGAAGGATGGGACTCCCTTCTTGATACCAACTTTATGTTCCGGTTGTAGAGGATGTGAGATAGTATGTCCTGTTCCAGGGGCAATACTGGAGAAACAGAAAACCATGGGACACACATACCTAACAAACACGGTCTATGGATTTCCTCTCATAACAGGCAAACTCTTGGAAGGGGAAGAGAGAGCTATGCCAATTGTAGTTGCGGCAAGAAAGAGGGTACAAAAGCTTGATAATGAGCTTTTACTAGTAGATACCGCTGCAGGTACAAATAACACCGTTTCCAAAGCTTTAGAAAATTCAAAACTGTTAATCGCAGTTACAGAACCAACCCCATTGGGTCTGCATGATCTCGAGCTCATACTAAAACTTGCAGAGCTTATGGGTATTGAGACTTGGATAGTGCTCAATCGAAGTAGCCTTGGTAATAGGGAAGGAGTGCAAAAAGTGGCAAAAGAATACGGAGTAGAGATAGTTGCAGAAATTCCATATAGTGAGAATATAATCCGAAGCTACATTGAGGGGAAGCCTATAGTGTTAAGCGAAAATAAAGAAGCAGAGGTCTTCAAAGAACTTGCCAAAAAAGTCGCAGAATATGTGGGGTGA